In Methylobacterium sp. WL1, the sequence GGCGGAGATATCGGACCCGCTCAGCCCGTCGAGGGTGGGGACAAGGGTGAAGCTGAACAGGACGAAGCCCGCAGTCGCCGCCTCCACCCGGATGCGCGGCAGCCGCAGGATGCGATGGAGCGCCAGCGCCAGGTAGGCGACGATGAACAGCGTGATCGGGATGATGTCGGCATACATCGCCCAGGTCACCGCCAGGGTGTGGAACAGGAACGATCCGCATCCGACGACGGCGATCAGCCCGGCCAGTCCCAGGCACGCGCGGTTCGGCGTCCTCGCGGCGCAGGCCCGGCGCGCCGCGGCCGCGGCGGCCAGCAGGAAGGCGGCGTTCGACGCCGCGTTGACCGGCTCGGCCCAGATCTCCGGCCCGGTCCGCTCGCAGTAAGCCATGACCGGCTCGAACCACCCCATCGTCATCCTGGCGTCTATATCGCCCCGATCTTGCGCCGCCATGGCCTTGTCAGCGCGGCGCGAAGCGCGGATGACGCTTCAGCCGCTCCGGGACCAACTTTGGCGGCGAGCGCTCCAGACGGCGACCGGGAAGCGAGGCGATGCGGATCACGACCTGGAACGTCAACTCGATCAAGCAGAGGCTGCCGCATCTGCTCGGCTTCCTCGACGAGGCGAAGCCCGACGTGGTCTGCCTGCAGGAGCTGAAATGCCAGGACGAGGCGTTCCCGCGTGCCGAGGTCGAGGGTGCCGGGTACGCGGTCGAGACGCTGGGCCAGAAGGCCTATAACGGCGTGGCGCTGCTGGTTCGGGCGCCGCTCGAGATAAGCGAGATCCGGCGCGGACTTCCGGGCGACGAATCCGATGAGCAATCGCGCTACATCGAGGCGCTGATCTCCGGCGCCGAGACCAGACCGGTGCGGGTCGCCTCGATCTACCTGCCGAACGGCAATCCGGTCGACAGCCCGAAATACCCCTACAAGCTCGGCTTCATGGAACGGCTGCGGATCCACGCACGCGCCCTCATGGAGGACGAGACCGCCGTGGTGCTCGCGGGCGACTACAACGTTATCCCGGAACCCGCCGACGCGGCCGACCCGGAAGCGTGGCGCTCCGACGCGCTGTTCCTCCCCGCAACGCGGGCGGCGTTCCGCGCCGTCCTGGCCGAGGGCTACACCGACGGCCTGCGCGCCTGCGATCCGCGCGACGGGCTCTTCACCTTCTGGGACTACCAGGCGGGCTGCTGGCAGCGGAACGCCGGCATCCGCATCGACCACCTCCTGCTGTCGCCGCAGGCCGCCGACCGTCTGGTCTCGGCCGCCGTGCAGAAGCACCTGCGCGGCCTGGACAAGCCGTCCGATCACGTACCGGTGACGGTGGAGCTGACGGCTGGCTGAAAGCCCCCCGCAGGGACGGGCCTTCGTGCCATCCGGTCGCGATGGCGCCGCAAACCTGCGAGACTGCGGG encodes:
- a CDS encoding ceramidase domain-containing protein, with product MTMGWFEPVMAYCERTGPEIWAEPVNAASNAAFLLAAAAAARRACAARTPNRACLGLAGLIAVVGCGSFLFHTLAVTWAMYADIIPITLFIVAYLALALHRILRLPRIRVEAATAGFVLFSFTLVPTLDGLSGSDISALTNGSIDYVPATLALFTVAALDRPEHRFVGTGRRLTEIGVLFLVSLTARTLDRSVCAALPTGTHALWHVLNAVVLYALVVTAVRHRDAVE
- the xth gene encoding exodeoxyribonuclease III — translated: MRITTWNVNSIKQRLPHLLGFLDEAKPDVVCLQELKCQDEAFPRAEVEGAGYAVETLGQKAYNGVALLVRAPLEISEIRRGLPGDESDEQSRYIEALISGAETRPVRVASIYLPNGNPVDSPKYPYKLGFMERLRIHARALMEDETAVVLAGDYNVIPEPADAADPEAWRSDALFLPATRAAFRAVLAEGYTDGLRACDPRDGLFTFWDYQAGCWQRNAGIRIDHLLLSPQAADRLVSAAVQKHLRGLDKPSDHVPVTVELTAG